AGATGGAGAAGTTTTTGTCTACGCAGACACCCCACTTTCCGTTCGTGTGCAAGTTGGGACCTTATTCCAAACGGAACAGGTCAGAAAATTATACGCTGTATTAGCATATCTTGAAAAAGAAAAAGTCCGCCCCAAACTCGTGGACATACGAGGAGAAGACGCGGTCTACCATTAAGAATATGGAATCTTCTGAAAGAATCATAGTCTCTTTGGATCTGGGATCAGCACTTACTAAAGTGGTGGTAGGGCGTCCTATCTCCGAATACGAAACTGAAATTATCGGAACAGGAATGTTCCCTTCTTCCGGGATCAAAAACGGCTCCATCATCAATATAGAAGCAACGACTCGTTCCATCATAGAAGCAGTGAGTGAAGCAGAACTCATGTGTGGACAAGAGATCGGTTATGTTGTGGTGAATGTTACCGGCAAATCTGTTCATGCGGACAACTCCAAGGGAGTGGTTGCAATCACTAATAGAGACAGAGTAGTAACAGAACCGGATATAGTCCGAGTGATAGAAGCTGCACAAGCAGTTCGAGTCCCCGCAGACCAAGAAATTTTACATGTCCTTTCCAAAGAATTTTCCGTAGACGATCAAACTTCTATCAAAGACCCGATCGGAATGACCGGAGTTCGTTTAGAAGCAGAAGTTCATATAGTCACAGCAGGCCTAACAGCACTTCATAATTTAGAAAAATGTATTGAAGCAGCCGGCTTGGCAGAAGAGACAAGAGTTCTTTCTAGTTTAGCTTCTTCCGATGCGGTTTTAACTTCTGGCGAAAAAGATCTCGGCACCGCTGTATTGGATATTGGTGCTGGCATCTGCGATCTGATTGTTTATGTGGACGGAGGGATCGCTTATTCTTCCGTGATCCCATTCGGCGGATATAATGTTACTTCCGATCTTTCCATCGGTTTAAAAACCACGATCGAGACTGCAGAACTTGTTAAAAAAAGATACGGTCATTGTTCTTTAGAAGAAATAGATCCGACTGAAACTGTAGAGATCCCTCCCATCAGCGGAAGACCTGCGAGAACAGTTCTAAGAGAAGAACTAGTCCACGTAATAGAACCTCGAATGAGAGAAATTTTCGAGATGGTAGATGCTGAACTAGTTAAGTCCGGAAAAAAATCCTTCTTGGCTGGAGGAGTCATCCTCACAGGAGGAGGAAGTCTTTTAGAAGGAATAGAAAGTCTGGCAGAGGACGTATTTCGTCTAACGGTAACTCGCGCCAGACCTGCGGGACTTTCCGGTCTTGCGGATAGAGTATCTTCTCCTGAATTTGCTACCGCAGTCGGACTTATCAAATACGCCTCCAGATTAGGGGACATGGAAAGAAAATCCCAGGATAGAAGCGAAACTTGGGGCAAAAAAATTCGAAGATGGATAGAGGAAAACCTCTAAGGGAGTGATATATGTTACGTTTCGAAGAAGAAGAAAGATCAAACCCTGCAATTATTAAAGTTTTAGGAATAGGCGGCGGCGGAATGAACGCAGTCGCTAGAATGGCGAATTCCAGCCTGAAAGGTGTAGAATACGTTATCATGAATACCGACGAACAGGTATTAAAACGTTCCGAGATAGAAAGTAAGATCGCATTAGGTTCCAAGACTACAAGAGGAATGGGCGCAGGAGGAGATCCTGAGTTAGGCGCAAGAGCCGCAGAAGAAGACAGAGAAAAAATCGCATCTGTGATCCAAGGTGCGGATATGGTTTTTGTAACTGCGGGGATGGGAGGCGGAACTGGAACAGGTGCAGCTCCTATCGTAGCAAAAATCGCAAAAGAACAGAAATGTCTAGTCGTAGGAGTTGTTACTATTCCTTTTTCTTTCGAAGGAAAAAGAAGAATGGAACTCGCCAAAAGAGGTGTGGAACAACTTCGCTCTTATGTAGATACATTAATTTTAGTTAATAATGAATCCATCTTCCAAGTTGTAGAAAGAAATACTCCGATCGACCAAGCATTTAGAGTGATAGATGATATTCTTTTGAACGCAGTGAGAGGGATCAGTGATATCGTTAATAATCCTGGAATCATCAATGTAGACTTTGCGGATGTCAAAGCGATCATGAGAGATACGGGTGACGCAGTCATGGGAGTAGGAGAAGGTTATGGAGAAAATAAAGTTTCCGAAGCAGTGAACTTCGCAATCGATAACGCTCTATTAGATTCTCGCTCTATCGCGGGGGCAACTTCTCTTTTGATTAATGTCACTGGAGGAACTGATCTTACTATTTCGGATTGGAATGAAGTATCTCAGATCATCACTTCTCAAGTGGATCCTAACGCAAATATCATCATTGGTTTAACTGAAGATTCAGATCTGGAAAAAAGAATTCGTATCACTGTAATAGCGACAGGATTCAATAAAAGAGCGGCCGGTATTGGATCTGTTCCTAAGCTACAATCCCAACCTCAAAGAAAAGTTGTAGGACTTCCTGAAATGGAAGAGTCTCGTCAGACTTTCAAAACGGAACCTGAAAGGATTAGCAATGACCCGGAAGCATATAGAGCTCTCAAGTCCAAAAACCCTTCCGGAAATATGAAAGAGGATTATGATATTCCCGCTTTCTTAAGAAGAGGAGAAAAAGGAAGAGGGTAATTTACTTTTCTTCGGTTGCCTCTTCTTCAATCGGAGGAGGTGCCATTAATTCTTTCAGTTCTTTTAGGTAATCATCTTCCGGGCCACCCAAACGGATTGCCTCATCGTAAAATTGAATCGCCTTTTGGTAATCCCCTTCGGAAAAATAGTATGTAGCTAAATTTGCCTTAGCTGCCCAAGATTTTCCTTTTGCCTTTAGGTCAGCTTTTTCCCAAGCAATCTTAGCTCTTTGGAAATTTGGATTTTCTCCAGTAATTTCTTCATATCCTTCCAATAGAAGTGCTTCTACTTCCGGATTTTCATCTTCTATAAAGATAGAAATATCTTCCGATTCTACCTTAGGAGAAAGTCTAGTTTGTATTTCCGAAATAGATTGGTCCAAAGCGGCAGAAAGAGAAGGAAGCATACTAGGACAACTAACGTCCCCTACTCCGTTATATATGATAGAAGGTTTACTGATTACAACCTTTAGTATTTCCCCTGAATCGACCCGGATCAGATTTGCTTCTATAGGAATATAAACTTTCCGAACCCCTGTAGGTTTTACAATTGGATCGTTTATTAAAGAAGCTGCAGCTCTACTCAATTGCCTGTCCCTATCTTTTCCTGCGGCAGCTACTCTAAGAACTGCCATCCCAAGAGCAAGATAGTCCATCTTTCTTTCCACATAACACTGGGACTCAGGTTGTTTGACGGAAACATATAAAACGGCATCCGCATCCAATACTTCTCCGATTCTCTTTCTGTTCTTTTGAATTCCTTCTAAAGAAATTTCTTTTCCTTCCAAAACGTCCTCTCTATCTTTTAGATCCAAAATTTTGAAATAAGAATCGTTGGATAAACTTTCGTATATTTTTCCGGGAACCATTAATACGAAGGAACGATTACTTTCATGGGCCCAAATTTCGGAGTTCATAGGCTCTAACACAAACGCGACGTTTTTTACCCCGTTTAAGA
The DNA window shown above is from Leptospira neocaledonica and carries:
- the ftsA gene encoding cell division protein FtsA, which translates into the protein MESSERIIVSLDLGSALTKVVVGRPISEYETEIIGTGMFPSSGIKNGSIINIEATTRSIIEAVSEAELMCGQEIGYVVVNVTGKSVHADNSKGVVAITNRDRVVTEPDIVRVIEAAQAVRVPADQEILHVLSKEFSVDDQTSIKDPIGMTGVRLEAEVHIVTAGLTALHNLEKCIEAAGLAEETRVLSSLASSDAVLTSGEKDLGTAVLDIGAGICDLIVYVDGGIAYSSVIPFGGYNVTSDLSIGLKTTIETAELVKKRYGHCSLEEIDPTETVEIPPISGRPARTVLREELVHVIEPRMREIFEMVDAELVKSGKKSFLAGGVILTGGGSLLEGIESLAEDVFRLTVTRARPAGLSGLADRVSSPEFATAVGLIKYASRLGDMERKSQDRSETWGKKIRRWIEENL
- the ftsZ gene encoding cell division protein FtsZ, coding for MLRFEEEERSNPAIIKVLGIGGGGMNAVARMANSSLKGVEYVIMNTDEQVLKRSEIESKIALGSKTTRGMGAGGDPELGARAAEEDREKIASVIQGADMVFVTAGMGGGTGTGAAPIVAKIAKEQKCLVVGVVTIPFSFEGKRRMELAKRGVEQLRSYVDTLILVNNESIFQVVERNTPIDQAFRVIDDILLNAVRGISDIVNNPGIINVDFADVKAIMRDTGDAVMGVGEGYGENKVSEAVNFAIDNALLDSRSIAGATSLLINVTGGTDLTISDWNEVSQIITSQVDPNANIIIGLTEDSDLEKRIRITVIATGFNKRAAGIGSVPKLQSQPQRKVVGLPEMEESRQTFKTEPERISNDPEAYRALKSKNPSGNMKEDYDIPAFLRRGEKGRG
- a CDS encoding lipoprotein LipL41, with the protein product MRFTLVFLFCLLAVFITCQSVTVEYPMYPPTKEGRDLKQFLNGVKNVAFVLEPMNSEIWAHESNRSFVLMVPGKIYESLSNDSYFKILDLKDREDVLEGKEISLEGIQKNRKRIGEVLDADAVLYVSVKQPESQCYVERKMDYLALGMAVLRVAAAGKDRDRQLSRAAASLINDPIVKPTGVRKVYIPIEANLIRVDSGEILKVVISKPSIIYNGVGDVSCPSMLPSLSAALDQSISEIQTRLSPKVESEDISIFIEDENPEVEALLLEGYEEITGENPNFQRAKIAWEKADLKAKGKSWAAKANLATYYFSEGDYQKAIQFYDEAIRLGGPEDDYLKELKELMAPPPIEEEATEEK